CTGGTCACGCCTTGATGCAAGAGCGACCGAAGGAACTGGCTCGCGTCATTGCTGCCTGGCTGGCAGCAGCCCCCTCGACGCCTTCCCCTGGTTCATGCTACAATACAGCCAGTGGTTTCCCTCACGAATAATAGAGCAAGCAGGGCAGCAACGGCCCTTCTTCATACAGAGCATTTGCGATAAATAGGGGGCAACGGTATGTCAGGCCATTCGAAATGGGCACAGATTCGCCGAGCTAAAAGCGTGAACGATGCGCGCAGAGGACAACTGTTCACGCGCCTCGGGCGCGAGATCGCAGTTGCTGTGCGCGAAGGAGGAAGCGGAGATCCCGCTGCCAATCCGCGTCTGCGCATGGCCATTCAGCGCGCACGCGACGCCAACATGCCGATGGAGAACATTGAGCGCACCATCAAGCGGGCACTTGGCGGCGCAGAGGGCAGCAACCTTGAAGAAGTGACCTACGAAGGCTACGGTCCCGGCGGGACAGCGATCCTCATTGAGGCGATGACCGAAAACCGCAACCGCACGGTCGCGGAGATTCGCAACGCTTTCAGCCGCAACGGCGGGAGCCTGGGCGAGACAGGAAGCGTCTCCTGGCTCTTTGAGCCGCGTGGGGTCATTGAGGTGGCCCTCGACGGGCACGACCCCGATGAGGTCTCATTGGAGGCCATCGATCTGGGAGCCGAAGACGCGGAACCATCAGCAGAGGACGAGGTCTTGACGGTCTACACGACCCCGGCCAACCTGGAGAAGGTGCGCCAGGCCCTCCAGGAGAAGGATTACAAGATTCTGAAAGCTGAGAGCACAATGGTTCCCAAGACTCGGGTTGAGCTGCGTGATGCCAGAACTGCTCATCAGCTGATGCGGCTTG
The sequence above is a segment of the Thermogemmatispora onikobensis genome. Coding sequences within it:
- a CDS encoding YebC/PmpR family DNA-binding transcriptional regulator — encoded protein: MSGHSKWAQIRRAKSVNDARRGQLFTRLGREIAVAVREGGSGDPAANPRLRMAIQRARDANMPMENIERTIKRALGGAEGSNLEEVTYEGYGPGGTAILIEAMTENRNRTVAEIRNAFSRNGGSLGETGSVSWLFEPRGVIEVALDGHDPDEVSLEAIDLGAEDAEPSAEDEVLTVYTTPANLEKVRQALQEKDYKILKAESTMVPKTRVELRDARTAHQLMRLVEKLEDLDDVQNVYSNADIPDELVASYE